From the genome of Nocardia sp. NBC_01503, one region includes:
- a CDS encoding LLM class F420-dependent oxidoreductase, with amino-acid sequence MAKDQLGTFGVWLPHQVVTPAGVRELEELGYGAIWLGSSPAADWDGYDALLAASESITIATSIVNVWASPAEQAAATFHRLEDRFPGRFLLGVGVGHRENTGEYTKPYDALVNYLDQLDKAEVPKERRALAALGPKVAELARDRTAGALPYLSTPEHTAALRALLGPDTLIAPEHKIVLDDDPERARAVGRDFTRFYLTLSNYANNLRRSGFAAEELGGAGSDRLVDALILHGDADRIVESATEHLRAGGDHIALQVLGGDHLEVLRTLAPVLTARVSA; translated from the coding sequence ATGGCGAAAGATCAACTCGGCACATTCGGTGTATGGCTGCCCCACCAGGTGGTGACCCCCGCGGGGGTGCGTGAGCTCGAGGAACTCGGCTACGGCGCGATATGGCTGGGCAGTTCGCCCGCCGCGGATTGGGACGGCTATGACGCGTTGCTGGCCGCCTCGGAGTCGATCACCATCGCCACCAGCATCGTCAATGTGTGGGCGTCCCCGGCCGAGCAGGCCGCGGCGACCTTCCACCGCCTCGAGGACCGCTTCCCGGGACGATTCCTGCTCGGTGTCGGTGTCGGGCACCGCGAGAACACCGGCGAATACACCAAACCCTATGACGCACTGGTGAATTACCTTGATCAGCTGGACAAGGCCGAGGTTCCGAAGGAACGCCGCGCCCTGGCCGCGCTCGGCCCGAAGGTCGCCGAGCTCGCCCGCGACCGTACCGCCGGGGCGCTGCCGTACCTGAGCACCCCCGAGCACACCGCAGCACTGCGCGCACTGCTGGGCCCGGACACCCTCATCGCGCCCGAACACAAAATCGTGCTCGACGACGATCCCGAGCGCGCTCGCGCCGTCGGCCGCGACTTCACGCGCTTCTACCTGACCCTGAGCAATTACGCGAACAACCTGCGCCGCTCGGGTTTCGCCGCCGAAGAACTCGGAGGCGCGGGCAGTGACCGCCTGGTGGACGCGCTCATCCTGCACGGTGATGCCGACCGGATCGTCGAGTCGGCCACCGAACACCTGCGCGCGGGCGGGGACCATATCGCGCTACAGGTGCTGGGCGGGGACCACCTCGAGGTGCTGCGCACCCTGGCCCCCGTACTCACCGCCCGCGTGTCCGCCTAG
- a CDS encoding phosphoribosylaminoimidazolecarboxamide formyltransferase: MDLRYGMNPRQRARIAGDSAAHVRVLHGSGSMINYLDALNAWQLVAEARRATGAVAAASFKHVSPAGAALNGVLDDTVRTVWGLGSASLGSLAAAYVRARDADPRSSYGDMIAVSEPVDEELADLLATVVSDGIIAPGYAPGVVAKLGRKKAGRYLVFEMDPDYCPPAVEMRTVFGVALEQDRDREPITADLLRSVQGPALTDAASTDAVLGMIVARYTQSNSVVFVRDGMTVGVGAGQQSRVDCTQLAGNKARTWWLRRHPGIRDLPLPSGLPPQQRVNWQIALASDTLTATQRDELAGLLPRPHTLPDNRERARWSRELTGITLVSDGYLPFRDNIDVAAEYGVTLVVEPGGALRGDTIADACREHRIALARTDLRLFHH, translated from the coding sequence ATGGATTTGCGATATGGGATGAACCCCCGGCAGCGGGCTCGGATTGCCGGGGACAGTGCCGCGCATGTGCGGGTGCTGCACGGGTCGGGGTCGATGATCAATTATCTGGATGCGCTCAATGCCTGGCAGCTTGTCGCCGAGGCGCGGCGGGCGACCGGTGCGGTGGCGGCCGCGTCGTTCAAACATGTTTCACCGGCGGGGGCCGCGCTGAACGGGGTACTCGACGACACCGTGCGCACGGTGTGGGGTTTGGGCAGCGCATCGTTGGGATCGCTTGCGGCGGCGTATGTTCGGGCGCGCGACGCCGATCCGCGGTCATCGTATGGCGATATGATCGCGGTGTCCGAGCCGGTGGATGAGGAGCTGGCGGATCTGCTTGCCACGGTGGTCTCCGACGGGATCATCGCCCCGGGGTACGCGCCCGGGGTCGTCGCGAAGTTGGGTCGTAAGAAGGCCGGACGCTACCTGGTTTTCGAGATGGATCCGGACTACTGTCCGCCCGCGGTCGAGATGCGGACCGTGTTCGGTGTGGCTCTCGAGCAGGATCGCGATCGAGAACCGATCACGGCGGATCTGCTGCGTTCGGTCCAGGGTCCCGCGCTCACCGATGCCGCCTCGACCGATGCGGTTCTGGGGATGATCGTGGCTCGCTATACCCAGTCCAACTCGGTGGTCTTCGTCCGTGACGGCATGACCGTCGGTGTGGGTGCCGGTCAGCAATCGCGCGTGGACTGCACCCAATTGGCCGGGAACAAGGCGCGAACCTGGTGGTTGCGCAGGCATCCGGGCATCCGGGATCTGCCGCTGCCGTCGGGGTTACCACCTCAGCAGCGAGTGAACTGGCAGATCGCACTGGCCTCCGACACTCTCACCGCCACCCAGCGCGACGAACTCGCGGGATTGCTGCCCCGACCGCACACGCTGCCGGACAATCGCGAACGTGCCCGCTGGAGTCGCGAACTGACCGGTATCACATTGGTGTCCGACGGCTATCTCCCGTTCCGCGACAATATCGATGTCGCCGCCGAATACGGTGTCACGCTCGTGGTCGAACCGGGCGGTGCACTGCGCGGTGACACGATCGCCGATGCCTGCCGCGAACATCGCATCGCGCTCGCCCGGACGGACCTTCGACTGTTCCATCACTGA
- a CDS encoding DNA polymerase domain-containing protein encodes MSASVELEVDGHTVTLSNPDKIYFNKRGETKLDLANYYLSVAEPIMNTIGNRPVLLERYPDGASGKSWFQKRVPKSVPDWLRTTVVSTPNGTTSDALVAADMAHILWAVNLGCLGFHVWPTHAGAELEAATPQVHDANGDLLPPTGITDELRIDLDPSPGIGFDDLREAARRTRDLCTELGIDVRVKTSGSRGLHLYALLQPNWDGYQVRAAAVALARELERRHPDTITAAWWKEERGSRVFVDFNQNAPHKTVFGAWCVRPKVGAQVSTPISWDALDTVTNDDMTIATVPARVAELGDPWADRIPQSLTALLEMSEKDMAAGLMDAPWPPQYPKMPNEPPRVQPSRKATPDPKGS; translated from the coding sequence GTGAGCGCTTCGGTCGAACTCGAGGTGGACGGGCACACCGTCACCCTGTCCAACCCGGACAAGATCTACTTCAACAAGCGTGGCGAGACGAAACTGGATCTGGCCAACTATTACCTGTCGGTGGCCGAGCCGATCATGAACACCATCGGCAATCGGCCGGTACTGCTCGAACGCTATCCCGATGGGGCGTCCGGCAAGTCGTGGTTCCAGAAGCGGGTCCCCAAATCGGTGCCGGACTGGTTGCGGACCACGGTCGTCTCCACCCCCAACGGCACCACCAGCGACGCCCTGGTCGCCGCCGATATGGCGCATATCCTGTGGGCAGTCAATTTGGGCTGCTTGGGATTTCACGTCTGGCCCACCCATGCGGGCGCCGAACTCGAGGCCGCCACACCGCAGGTGCACGATGCCAACGGTGACCTGCTGCCCCCGACCGGTATCACCGACGAGCTGCGCATAGACCTGGACCCCTCCCCCGGTATCGGCTTCGACGATCTGCGTGAAGCGGCAAGGCGCACCAGGGATTTGTGCACCGAACTGGGGATCGATGTGCGCGTGAAGACCTCCGGTTCGCGCGGTCTGCACCTGTACGCGCTGCTGCAACCGAACTGGGACGGCTATCAGGTGCGCGCGGCGGCGGTGGCGCTGGCGCGCGAACTCGAACGCCGCCACCCCGACACCATCACCGCCGCCTGGTGGAAAGAGGAGCGCGGCTCGCGAGTGTTCGTCGACTTCAACCAGAACGCCCCGCACAAAACGGTTTTCGGCGCGTGGTGTGTGCGCCCGAAGGTCGGCGCCCAGGTCTCCACGCCCATCTCCTGGGATGCCCTGGACACGGTCACCAATGACGATATGACCATCGCGACCGTCCCCGCGCGCGTGGCCGAACTCGGCGACCCCTGGGCCGACCGTATCCCGCAGTCCTTGACCGCACTGCTGGAGATGTCCGAGAAGGATATGGCCGCGGGCCTGATGGACGCCCCGTGGCCGCCGCAGTATCCGAAGATGCCCAATGAGCCCCCGCGCGTCCAGCCCAGCCGCAAGGCCACACCGGATCCGAAGGGTTCCTGA